Proteins from a genomic interval of Apium graveolens cultivar Ventura unplaced genomic scaffold, ASM990537v1 ctg5824, whole genome shotgun sequence:
- the LOC141702868 gene encoding pectinesterase inhibitor 9-like gives METQLSLSFLFLLSILLHLNHVPAESPPGAAGAGAAAPAPSISTTNNSEFIRTNCQTTLYPVLCYRSLSRHALKIQENPALLAQAAIGVSLNRAKRMANYVSNLTQEADTGATEPRAASALQDCFSVFGDAVEQIRDSLAQMLKLGGSGESLRFQMSNVQTYMSAALTNEDTCIDGFEEVNDGPMKKDVCDRTVKVKQVTSNALALVNSYVNKVTNP, from the coding sequence ATGGAAACGCAACTTTCACTTAGCTTTCTGTTTCTACTCTCAATACTATTACATCTCAACCATGTCCCCGCCGAAAGTCCACCTGGCGCCGCCGGAGCCGGAGCCGCAGCGCCAGCCCCGTCCATCTCCACCACCAACAACTCCGAATTCATACGTACAAACTGCCAAACAACTCTCTACCCCGTGCTCTGCTACCGGTCACTCTCACGCCACGCTCTAAAAATACAAGAAAACCCTGCTTTACTAGCGCAGGCTGCAATAGGTGTCAGCCTAAACCGCGCTAAGCGAATGGCTAACTATGTCTCAAACCTAACTCAGGAGGCAGACACCGGGGCTACTGAGCCCCGAGCTGCCTCCGCACTTCAGGACTGCTTCTCCGTGTTTGGAGACGCAGTCGAGCAAATACGAGACTCCCTCGCGCAGATGCTGAAGCTCGGCGGGTCAGGGGAGTCTCTGAGGTTTCAGATGAGCAATGTACAAACGTACATGAGTGCGGCGTTAACGAATGAGGACACGTGTATCGATGGATTCGAGGAAGTGAACGACGGGCCGATGAAAAAGGACGTGTGTGATCGGACGGTGAAAGTGAAACAAGTGACAAGTAATGCGTTGGCGTTGGTTAATAGTTATGTTAACAAGGTAACCAACCCATGA
- the LOC141702872 gene encoding uncharacterized protein LOC141702872, translated as MAGNRISLQDLVNPLYLHPSDGAMSIQVEKLQGSSDYRSWKRAMEINLASKRKLGFVTGDVPRPTDVVQRELWDTCNNMVIAWLTHNVSPSIMKSIMFMPSAAAIWLNLETRFQLTNGSRKYKINRDIYELRQQSLSINEYYTAMRTLWEELETLNMLPVVSSPSEEVKTLLDAISSQREESKLFQFLNGLDESYNTQRSHFLLMSPLSSVETASAALQQEEAQRELLHLNKLDNESVALFSRSNIVKPEKVPVIVCTVCGGKGHKHDKCWNVIGYPKWHYKHGQNSYSGPRVKSQPNVTRWTAGYKQGGAKLVAAAQTSHNHDPMSTFSPQQLAQLAQLLPQLSVQQRGSNTDEELEQHFSGMMSSNFDDGPMDSWIIDYGATDHMIPEYSDLTNPVALSSPTQINLPTGATVTISHMGTVKLNTGLLLNKVLCVPSFQHKLLSVRRLIADSDCQVQFYNTHCVIIDNGTKEVVGVDKACEVCTTWWIIFQATFQKIGYAMLGLNVITHPLLKLLKLSRQNLINGITG; from the coding sequence ATGGCTGGAAATCGTATATCACTTCAGGATTTAGTGAATCCTTTGTATTTGCACCCTTCTGATGGAGCCATGTCTATTCAAGTTGAGAAGCTCCAAGGGTCATCAGATTATAGATCTTGGAAGAGAGCAATGGAAATAAATCTTGCCTCTAAAAGAAAGTTGGGTTTTGTGACTGGAGATGTGCCTAGGCCAACCGATGTTGTGCAAAGAGAGCTTTGGGACACTTGTAACAACATGGTAATTGCTTGGCTCACTCATAATGTCTCTCCTTCTATTATGAAATCTATTATGTTTATGCCTTCTGCTGCTGCTATATGGTTGAATCTTGAAACTCGTTTTCAACTAACAAATGGGTCAAGAAAATATAAGATAAATAGAGACATATATGAGTTGAGGCAGCAGTCTTTGTCTATTAATGAATATTATACTGCTATGCGTACCCTGTGGGAAGAACTGGAAACTCTAAATATGTTACCAGTAGTATCTAGTCCTAGTGAAGAGGTCAAGACCTTGTTGGATGCTATCTCTTCACAGAGGGAAGAAAGCAAATTATTCCAGTTTTTAAATGGCCTGGACGAGTCTTACAACACACAACGTAGTCATTTCTTACTTATGTCACCCCTTTCTTCTGTTGAAACCGCCTCTGCAGCCCTACAACAAGAAGAAGCCCAAAGAGAGTTGCTTCACCTAAACAAGCTTGATAATGAATCTGTTGCTCTGTTCTCTAGGTCAAATATTGTCAAACCGGAGAAAGTCCCTGTGATAGTGTGCACTGTGTGTGGAGGTAAAGGCCATAAGCATGACAAATGCTGGAATGTGATTGGGTATCCCAAATGGCATTACAAACATGGCCAAAATAGCTACTCAGGTCCTAGAGTAAAATCTCAGCCCAATGTCACCAGATGGACTGCTGGATATAAACAAGGGGGTGCTAAGCTGGTTGCTGCTGCTCAAACTTCACACAATCATGACCCTATGTCGACCTTTTCCCCTCAGCAGTTGGCCCAACTTGCACAATTGTTGCCACAGTTGTCTGTCCAACAGAGAGGCTCAAATACAGATGAGGAATTGGAACAACATTTCTCTGGCATGATGTCTAGTAACTTTGATGATGGACCTATGGACTCCTGGATTATAGACTATGGGGCCACAGATCATATGATACCAGAGTATAGTGATTTGACAAATCCTGTCGCTCTTAGTAGTCCAACACAGATCAACTTACCCACTGGTGCAACTGTTACAATCTCTCACATGGGTACTGTGAAGCTGAACACCGGGTTGCTGCTGAATAAGGTGTTGTGTGTACCTTCTTTTCAACATAAATTGTTATCTGTAAGACGCCTGATTGCTGACAGTGACTGCCAGGTGCAATTTTACAATACACATTGTGTAATCATTGATAATGGCACTAAGGAAGTGGTTGGGGTTGACAAAGCTTGCGAGGTCTGTACTACCTGGTGGATCATATTTCAGGCAACATTTCAGAAGATTGGATACGCAATGCTGGGTCTGAATGTCATCACTCATCCACTTCTCAAATTACTCAAGCTGAGCCGACAGAATTTGATAAATGGCATCACAGGCTAG